The Psychrobacillus sp. FSL K6-4046 DNA window CTAATCTAAAGCGCCCTAATAGATAGCAAACTTTCCAGTAAAAGTAATATAAAACTATAAATTTTAAAAAGGTTCCCAAATTCATATTTGGGAACCTTTTTTTGTGATAAAATGGATGTTATGAGGTGAGCGAAATGCAACAAGAAATTCCGAGATTATTAAAGGACTTTTTAGTATATTTGACAACTATTAAAGGGAAATCTCCTCGAACTAGAAAAGAGTACGAATATGATATTAGTCTGTTCTTACGTTTTATAAAATCTATGGACGAGGACATTCCAGCAAACAAAATAGAAGAAGTAAATATAAAAGATATTCAGATAGATCGAATAAGAGAAGTCACATTAGAGGATCTTTATATGTTTATTGAATTTTGTGAGGTACAGAGAAATAATAGTGCAGCAACTAGAGCGAGAAAGGTTGCAACACTGAAATCTTTTTTCAAATATTTAAAGGGGAAACGAAAATTATTGGAGGATAATCCTGCAGATGAGCTGGAAAGCCCTAAAATCGGGAAAAAGTCTCCTATTTACATGAACCAAGTAGAGGCAGAACAATTTATAGCAGGTATCAAGCGTAACAATCATTACTATAGAAACTACTGCATGATTATGCTGTTTTTGAATTTAGGACTTCGTGTCTCTGAGCTATGTAGCTTAGATCTTAATTCGATACATGATCGAACCCTTCGAATCGTCGGAAAAGGGAACAAGGAGCGCACGGTATACTTAAATAACGCCTGTATGAATTCTATTCAAATGTATTTTGAGAAGGAAAGACCAACGATACAAGGGGCAAAAGAAAATAATGCCTTATTTTTATCTCAAAAAGGAACACGTCTAACAAGACAAACCGTTGCTAAAATAGTGAAGCAGATCAACGTAGACTCTGGACTTAAAAATGATAAAATTACTCCACATAAGCTACGGCATTCAGCTGCAACTATTATGTACAAGCATGGAGCAGATATAAGAAGTCTACAGCATATTTTAGGTCATACGAGCGTTTCTACTACTCAAATCTATACGCATGTGGAAGACAAAGAAATACAACAAGTTTTAGAGAACAATCCATTCAATCAAATCAATTAGTTACATATAACTTTATTATGTAAACTAAACTCGTTTTAAGAAAGCTATGTTAAGGTTATTGGTAGATTTTAACTTAACATTTCTTTTTATTCCGAGTACAATTTAAATTACTATTAAGAAATAAAAAGTTTATGAAGTGTGTGTTGGAGTCATTTTTACGGCTTAGTTTATACGTATGGTTTATAAATAGACTTTATAAATGTAAGCCGTTCTCCATTTATTGTTTGGAGTGCTAAACGGAGACATAAGCAGGGATGAGGGAGACAGATAAGGACAGTACAACCACGCGCGTAAGCGTCCGGTTGGCGCGGAAATCAATTTTACTTCCCGAATTAGAGTACATCTTATATCAAGCCTAACCTTTAACATAGCCTAAAAGACAAACACTGGATTCTGTTAACTTCTTATCCTTTAGATCGTAATGGAGTAGTGTAATGCATTAGAATCAACACAGAAAAAGTCGAGTCCGATTACATAAGGATTCGATTAAAGCGAAGATCCTTATTTTTCTTCTACTACATTTAAAAGGCATCGGTCTTGTGGACAATATAAGAGAAAGGATTACAAGTGCTTGTTCAACAAAAGTGGTACAAAATAATGGTTGTTTTCATTTTATTTACTTATAATATTATTATGTAAACTAATTGTTCATCCTTTTTTACCGATAACTTAAGTCATTTTTTCATGGACGAATATACTACAACAGGAATATGAAAAGATGAGGGGAAGCAATGAAAATAAGGGACATATATAATCGTTTACTAAAGGGTGAGAAGTTCAAAGACGTCAGTGAAATAAAGCTAAACCAATTACCCGTGAAGCATCCAGCAGACTTGGTTGGACCATCGCCAATTATGCAGGAAATGGCTGAAAAGCACTCGAAGCATTTCAAAGAAAAAAATAGAAAGTACCCACTTTAAAATAGTGGGTACTAACTGTTGTTTTGAAAATAAGTTATTCTCTTCACTAATGGCTCTGTTTTTTTTACGTGGATTGGTTTAACTAGGTCTCCCGTAATCGCTACCGTCTTAACATGTTTGGTGCTTTTTTTGGATGCATTGAATCCACTTAGCTTTTTTGCTGCCCGACTCCTCACATCTTCCGTGCAAATAGGAACCTTTTCACTTAGCATACTCAACACTCCTTAAGAAATAAAATATTTATTGGTTTTCCATTTGTTCCGAGTTAGTTAAAGCTACCATGTACTCGATGTTTTCAATATTTTTTGCAATAGTTTTATGAAGCAGCTCAAAGAGATATTTGTCAATAATATCAAATGAATAGGTAAAGCTTTCAATCACGGTTATAAATTCTAGGTCGTCATACGTGAAATGATAAACTAAATAATTTTTCTTCCATATATTTAACTCATCTGTCTTATTAAACACGACAGCCTCGCCGGTTTCCTTCGATTCCTCTATTAAATCAATCAGCTTTTCTGGGGTATCTCTTGTATAGACCTGAAAAGAGAACGCTCCATGAATCGGATAATTTTTGTATCCTATTTGTGTTTCCTCTAAAAAGTACTCCAAGACCTCTTTAAAATCGATTGCTGATCTGAACAAAAATTCTAATGTCCTACCTGAGGCATCGTCTCCTGTAAAATATGCCATGAGCTTTGCCTTTGTTCCACTAATTTCCACAGTTTCAATAGCCGCCTGCTCAATATTATCCACTTCAAATTCTAAATTCATAAACTTAAACCTTTTCAATCTCTTAAAGGCAACTGGAATCAATAGAAAAAGCAAAAACCATATAAAAAGCAAAAAGATGCCTCTAAATATGACCTGATGAAAATTAGATTGTACAAAGGGTTTTATGATAATCGAAAAAGCAGTGTCTTGGATCACTTGCTCGGCTTCTATTTCTTTAATCTCGGCATTTTGAAGGAAAAATGCCTTGGGGTTCTCTTGCCATGTAGAAATGCCAATAAGCAGGGAGGAGGTGGCCATCCATGCGACAATGATTAGAATTCCAATAGTATAAATGTAAGGGATGATCATATTTATCCATTGAAAAAGAGTACGTCTTTCTTGGAATAGGAATCTCATCTTTGGACTAAGCCTCCAGACATACTTAACGTTTTTATATTTGTCTATCATTTGATTTTATGTGACAGAGCCCAAATTATGACCTTTTCTATTAAACATATATATAAGCTGTTCATAAAATAAATACTATCAAACCAATGAGAGAAATGAATCAAAAACATAGGAGAAATCCGAACCGTAATGACGGCGAGTCCTAATTGGAGAGGGATATTTTAAATGATTTCCTGTGTTAAAAAAAGACTTCTATAGGAAGGGTATATAACTAGCTGTAATACTACTTGAATTGAATAATTAACTAAAAATCTTCCCATACTTCATCACAAAGGGGGAGTCGTATTGCAACAGAAAACAGAAATACACAAAGAAATCCAACGACTTAATAAACAATTCCTCCACTCATCTGATTTCATATCAAAAGAAATCCCTTTGGGACCAAATGAGCGTGTTATTCTTTGTTTTTATTCTTCCCTTGTGAAAAAAAGTGAAATAGATCACCTACTTTACTTACTAAGAGCATCAAGAAAAACGGTCTCAGGCTCTGAGTCATATACAGCACAAAACAAATCCAAGCTGATTGAAAACATTCATTCTGATCAGGTAGAAAATAATGCTCAGTTAGAGCTAAGCGAACAATTGCCTTTAACGACACCAATACTAGACGATTCAGTAACCATTACAACGGAGCCATATAATAATCAAAAACTAATCGAATATGTTTGCAATGGTGAATCAATTGTAATACTGCTAGATACAAATGAAATGATTAGACTTAATAGCCCTAACTTTGTATACCGAACACCAGATGAACCCGCCAATGAAGAAGTTTTACGAGGATCACACGAAGGATTTGTAGAGAATTATGATTCAAATGTTTCTCTAATTAGAAAACGTATAAAAAATAATAAGCTTATTGTTAAAAAGATTGTAATTGGAAAAGAGACTAATACTCTTGTTTATTATTTTTATATGGAAGATGTAGTGGATCAGGAGGCACTAAAAACGGTAGAGGAACGTTTAAACGGAATTGATATTGATATGTTTTATAGTGGGGGGCAGCTTAGCGATTATTTAGATGATCAAGTTTGGTCCCCGTTCCCACAACTTTTAAATACAGAGTGACCAGACCGAGTCGTTGCTAATATACTAGAAGGCAAAATAGCTATAATGACAGATATTACACCAACCGCTCTCATAGGTCCTGTAACATTTTTCTCATTTTATCAATCTCCGGATGATTTTAACTCACGCGTTTTAGTAGGAACGTTTTACCGGGTAATGCGGATATTAAGCTTCTTAACAGCTATCTTTTTACCGGCATTCTATATTGCGATTGTCAGTTTTCATTTTGAAGTATTACCGCTTGAATTAGCAAACAAAGTAAAGTCAGATATTAATCAAATTCCATATCGCCCACTTATTGAAGCACTAATCATGGAAGTTACTATTGAATTAATTCGAGAGGCGAGTGTTCGTCTACCGAAATCGATTGGACAGACTATTGGTATCGTTGGGGGACTAGTCATAGGCGAATCGATTGTGAGTGCAGGCTTAGTATCGAACTTAATGGTAATTGTCGTTGCATTTACAGCCATTTCGAGTTTTGTGGCACCATCTGTGGAGCTTAACACATCTATTCGGGTTTTACGCTTTCCATTTATGATCTTGGCTTCGCTGTTTGGCTTTTTTGGTATTATGATTGGGACCTTTATATTAGTCATACATTTATTGAATTTAAGTTCATTAAAAAGACCATATTTTTCACCAATTATTCCATTTGAACCAAAAGAACTGCATAAGATTTTCTTCCGAGAGCCCTATTATAAAGCTAAAAATCAGGTTACAAGTTTTTCGCCGAAAAAGGATGATGAGGCGTGAAGATAGAATTAACGAAAGTACAATTATTCCTTTTAATGTTCGTTATGCAAACCGGTTTCGTGTATACCTCTTTTCAAAATGTTTTAATCCAGCATGGTAAACGGGACTCTACGATTCAATTCATCATAGTAGCCATTTTGTTCTTTTTACTATTACTGTTTTATGAGCGAATGCATATGTTTTTCTTTTTGAATCGTTTTACAAAAATATTATATCTTGCGTATTGGTCGTTTTACATTATTGTATTCATCGTTTATATTACCTATGTGTTAACTACGTGGGTATTTCCAAATACCCCCAATATTGTTCTAATAGCCATTTTTTTATCTGTATGTTTTTACGCGAGTGTTAGCAGACCTGAAACAGCCGTCAACATTGGGGTAGTGTTACTGCCAATGCTTTTCTTATTTCTCATCTTTATGTTTCTAGCGGTTCCAAATCTACATATTACGAATTTGCTACCACTGTTTCACGAGGGAAAGGATAAGTGGATGTTGGGGTTAATTTATTCGACGTATGCTTTTGGGGGGGCAGAAATGTTTGTTCTGCTACGGAAGTATGTACTAGAGAACAAAAAGATTAAAAGTAAAGTGTTGGCCACGTATGTCATTGTTTTGACAGGCTTTTATTTTATGTCGATTTTATTTACACTGATGTTCTTTTCACTTGATGAAATTATTTTAATCCCTGAACCGATTTTATATATACTTCATTCATTAGAGGTTACATTTGTTAAGCGTCTCGATTTATTTTTTATTTATATTTGGTTATCTTGGTCGTTAGTAGCAATAGTGAATTACGTACTTGTAATGCGACTCGTTTATTTCGAAAACAAACGAAAAGCTCCAGTCCTCCAGCAACTTATTTTTTTTATTAGTATTGGCGTGATTGCTAGCGTTCTTACCCGTTTTGCTGTACTTGACATTTTTAAAAATTACTTAGTTTATGTAAATATCACATTTTCATTTTTATTACCTATTCTTATCATCGTAGTCAATATAATAAGGAGGCGATCTTTATCCAAATTCGATTCTTCATCTTAGTGTTAGTACCGCTAATACTAGTAGGTTGTTGGGATGAGCGGCTTTATAAAAACTCATCAGTAGTCTCACTGACTGGATTTGAAGGGAAAATGGGCGATGTTAAGGGGTATTATGCATATCCGGAAGCAACAACGGAGGAAATGAAGACAATAGTAATTACTGGCGAGGGCGTATCACCACGAGCTGTCCGACAAAGTGCTGAGATAAAAGTAGAGCAAACATTGGATTTATCTGTACTGTCAACAATCCTTATTTCTAAAGATACTGCAAAAAATGATATTTATGAGTATTTAGATATTTATTTTCGAGATGCGGCCAATCCGATTACTTCAAAAGTAGCCATTATAGAAGGTGAGATGAAGCCCTTTTTTGAACTGAATGAACAAAAGCAAAGTACATCGGGAGAATTTTATAATCGTTTTATTACTAGTTTGGAAGAAAACTCAATGGTCATTCCCTATACTTTGCAAACAGCAGGGTCAATCCTTTTTGAAAAGGCGCAAGATTTAGCACTTCCATATATCAAAATGGATAAGGAAGGTAGACCGATAGCAGACGGTGTAGCGTTATTTTCAGGTCGTTCGTTTTCCGGCGAAACCTTAAATCCAGAGCAAGGGGTTCTATTAAATATTTTAAATGAGACACTTGGACATTCCACTCGGATTACTTACTTATATGAAGGGAGTCCGGTGTCAATCCGTATCAATAAATCAAAGAGAAATATAACTGTTTTAGAAACTGAAATAAAAATCGATCAAAAAATTGAAGTTGTCGTGACAGAATTTCCGCAAGATCATTTAAAAGATAAACAAATTCGAAATAAGCTTCAACAATTTCTTACGGATAACGTAGAAAAAGATATGAATGAAGTAATGGAAAAATTACAAAAAGCAAAAAGTGATGCAATTGGACTTGGCCGAATTGTCCGAGCATATCATCCTAGTTTGTACAATGAAGATTGGAACGAACATTTTTCAACATTAAATATACCCGTAAAAGTCAATGTTGAATTAGTGAAAACTGGAATATTGTACTAGAAAAAATTCTGATAAATCAAATAACCCTACAAGTAGGCTCTTAAAAAGCATACTTGTAGGGTACTGTAGTTCAAAGTTTATAAGTCGAAAGCGGAGCAAATATAAAAAACTTTACTTTATCCTACCCATACTTTTCAAGGTGTTTTTTTAAATTTAGCTTGTCATGAATATCTCGGAGCTTTAATAATAACGTAACCATTTTCTCCAAGGGTAATCGTACTACCATCGATACGCGCTGAATCGCTATAAATTATCTCATGCTCGCTTGCTTCGCTTAACACTATTGACTGCTCATATTGTTCTGGGTTAAATAACACTGTGATAGAATATTTTTCATTGAATTTTTCATAACCAAAAATCCCATTTTCAGTAGTAGGAAGGATAAACCTAACTGAGCCTTCGTTGGCAAGCAGCCTTTCTTGCTTACGTATACTAATAAGTTCTTTAATGTGGTTTTTTAAATCAAGGTTATGTGTCGACTCATCCCAATCCATACATTTTCTACAACCAGGGT harbors:
- a CDS encoding tyrosine recombinase XerC, with the protein product MQQEIPRLLKDFLVYLTTIKGKSPRTRKEYEYDISLFLRFIKSMDEDIPANKIEEVNIKDIQIDRIREVTLEDLYMFIEFCEVQRNNSAATRARKVATLKSFFKYLKGKRKLLEDNPADELESPKIGKKSPIYMNQVEAEQFIAGIKRNNHYYRNYCMIMLFLNLGLRVSELCSLDLNSIHDRTLRIVGKGNKERTVYLNNACMNSIQMYFEKERPTIQGAKENNALFLSQKGTRLTRQTVAKIVKQINVDSGLKNDKITPHKLRHSAATIMYKHGADIRSLQHILGHTSVSTTQIYTHVEDKEIQQVLENNPFNQIN
- a CDS encoding GerAB/ArcD/ProY family transporter — encoded protein: MKIELTKVQLFLLMFVMQTGFVYTSFQNVLIQHGKRDSTIQFIIVAILFFLLLLFYERMHMFFFLNRFTKILYLAYWSFYIIVFIVYITYVLTTWVFPNTPNIVLIAIFLSVCFYASVSRPETAVNIGVVLLPMLFLFLIFMFLAVPNLHITNLLPLFHEGKDKWMLGLIYSTYAFGGAEMFVLLRKYVLENKKIKSKVLATYVIVLTGFYFMSILFTLMFFSLDEIILIPEPILYILHSLEVTFVKRLDLFFIYIWLSWSLVAIVNYVLVMRLVYFENKRKAPVLQQLIFFISIGVIASVLTRFAVLDIFKNYLVYVNITFSFLLPILIIVVNIIRRRSLSKFDSSS
- a CDS encoding Ger(x)C family spore germination protein, with protein sequence MLVPLILVGCWDERLYKNSSVVSLTGFEGKMGDVKGYYAYPEATTEEMKTIVITGEGVSPRAVRQSAEIKVEQTLDLSVLSTILISKDTAKNDIYEYLDIYFRDAANPITSKVAIIEGEMKPFFELNEQKQSTSGEFYNRFITSLEENSMVIPYTLQTAGSILFEKAQDLALPYIKMDKEGRPIADGVALFSGRSFSGETLNPEQGVLLNILNETLGHSTRITYLYEGSPVSIRINKSKRNITVLETEIKIDQKIEVVVTEFPQDHLKDKQIRNKLQQFLTDNVEKDMNEVMEKLQKAKSDAIGLGRIVRAYHPSLYNEDWNEHFSTLNIPVKVNVELVKTGILY